In one window of Hyalangium ruber DNA:
- a CDS encoding efflux RND transporter periplasmic adaptor subunit: MRRSLRPSIVRLLALGAGTAVLAWGVDRLSDGDEVRRPERSGVSTAPPRPPESAELFVGVVVASTDVSLAFQQAGRLEQVRVRVGDRVKQGQVLAALDVLQARQELKVAHAQLIAQQAELRKAEIRQRQTRVEVERVKVLGEQVSRAELENVTFQEELASTEVAISSARVAEQSARVELLSLRLGYMELRAPFGGQVAAVLVPVGGQVGEGQAVIRLLLQEEKFRVRFAAPEHIAGRLQPGARVEVLGPTPDTRIQATVETVWPEVDIASRQVFVEASAPLPSWPGAALWVGTPVQVMLPSPGAPELEAGPAVQLQPEQSAVAGKQLEEKTAQ; the protein is encoded by the coding sequence CGTCCGCCTGCTCGCCCTGGGGGCAGGCACGGCCGTATTGGCCTGGGGCGTTGACCGTCTCAGTGACGGGGACGAGGTGCGAAGGCCCGAGCGCAGCGGGGTATCCACCGCTCCGCCCAGGCCTCCGGAGTCGGCGGAGCTGTTCGTGGGCGTGGTCGTCGCCTCGACCGATGTGAGCCTGGCTTTCCAGCAAGCGGGGCGGCTCGAGCAGGTGCGCGTCCGGGTGGGAGATCGCGTCAAGCAGGGCCAGGTGCTGGCCGCACTCGATGTCCTGCAGGCGCGCCAGGAGCTGAAGGTGGCACACGCGCAGTTGATCGCGCAGCAGGCAGAGCTTCGCAAGGCGGAGATCCGGCAGCGGCAGACGCGCGTGGAAGTGGAGCGCGTGAAGGTGCTCGGAGAGCAGGTCTCCCGCGCGGAGCTCGAGAACGTGACTTTTCAGGAGGAGCTGGCCTCCACCGAGGTGGCCATCTCGTCCGCGCGTGTGGCCGAGCAGTCCGCCCGTGTGGAACTGCTGTCCCTCCGCCTGGGATACATGGAGCTTCGCGCGCCCTTTGGCGGTCAGGTGGCGGCGGTCCTCGTCCCCGTCGGAGGACAGGTGGGGGAGGGGCAAGCGGTCATCCGGCTCCTCCTGCAGGAGGAGAAGTTCCGCGTCCGCTTCGCGGCGCCGGAGCACATCGCCGGCCGGCTCCAGCCTGGAGCGCGGGTCGAGGTGCTGGGGCCTACTCCTGACACCCGCATCCAGGCCACTGTCGAGACGGTGTGGCCCGAGGTCGACATTGCCTCGCGCCAGGTGTTCGTCGAGGCCAGCGCGCCCTTGCCTTCCTGGCCAGGGGCCGCGTTGTGGGTCGGGACACCGGTTCAAGTCATGCTGCCGTCACCTGGCGCTCCGGAGCTGGAGGCGGGGCCGGCCGTACAGCTTCAGCCCGAGCAGAGCGCCGTGGCAGGCAAGCAGCTCGAGGAGAAGACGGCCCAGTGA
- a CDS encoding HlyD family efflux transporter periplasmic adaptor subunit produces the protein MTAGPQKKLYREEALQAFYAGESAPGQVVRLSPAWLGYTYWLLAVAFLVAAVVLVFGRLNQYATGPSMVRAQGLIPVAASREGMVVAVLVSPGDEVQRGQPLVRLHAGDEQAEHERLEREYQVQLMKTLSRPENAIAREALATLAGQREASRALLEERTLRASSAGVVSDVRVRPGQHLTPGEVALTVAGESTRFSVVALLPGHQRPYLQPGSPLRFELAGFRYNYHSLVTSEVGNVILGPAEVRRVLGPEMADAVEFSGPQVMVTASLEETSFVADGLQLRFYDGMMGRADIPVRRERIILVMFPWLRELFSNEG, from the coding sequence GTGACAGCCGGCCCTCAAAAGAAGCTCTACCGCGAGGAGGCGCTGCAGGCCTTCTATGCGGGTGAGAGCGCACCTGGACAGGTGGTGCGGCTGTCCCCGGCCTGGCTGGGATACACCTATTGGCTCCTGGCGGTGGCGTTCCTGGTGGCGGCCGTGGTGCTCGTGTTCGGCCGGCTGAACCAATATGCCACGGGCCCCTCGATGGTCCGGGCGCAAGGGCTCATCCCCGTGGCCGCGAGCCGGGAGGGGATGGTGGTAGCGGTCCTCGTTTCACCGGGGGACGAGGTCCAACGCGGGCAGCCGTTGGTGCGCCTGCATGCGGGTGACGAGCAGGCGGAGCATGAGCGGCTCGAGCGCGAGTACCAGGTCCAGCTCATGAAGACGCTGAGCAGGCCGGAGAACGCCATCGCTCGCGAGGCGCTCGCCACGCTGGCCGGGCAGCGAGAAGCCTCTCGGGCCTTGTTGGAGGAACGGACGCTTCGGGCATCCTCGGCCGGTGTCGTTTCGGATGTGCGCGTCCGTCCGGGACAGCACCTCACCCCAGGTGAAGTCGCGCTGACCGTCGCGGGGGAGAGCACGCGGTTCTCGGTGGTGGCCCTGCTTCCCGGCCACCAGCGCCCCTATCTGCAGCCGGGCAGTCCCCTGCGGTTCGAGCTCGCCGGGTTTCGTTACAACTACCACTCCCTGGTGACGAGCGAGGTGGGCAATGTCATCCTCGGGCCCGCGGAGGTGCGCCGCGTCCTGGGGCCCGAGATGGCGGACGCCGTCGAGTTCTCTGGCCCCCAGGTGATGGTGACTGCCTCGCTCGAGGAGACGTCCTTCGTGGCGGATGGGCTGCAACTGCGGTTCTACGACGGGATGATGGGCCGCGCCGACATCCCCGTGCGTCGTGAGCGCATCATCCTGGTGATGTTTCCTTGGCTGAGGGAGCTGTTCTCGAATGAGGGATGA
- a CDS encoding peptidase domain-containing ABC transporter: protein MRDESDHGLAALVERFPALKRLMQGARGIPVIQQNSGNECGLASLAMVLSYLGRPTSLEELREAVTPDRAGVSARDLLETGRLFGLRGRGVALDIKDLEFLEPGTILHWDLNHYVVFERHEEDGIRVVDPAVGRRKVPLEQVRRSLSGVGILFEPTEALRPAKATRSPWDIIQHLVVSSGTLGRLMVVSILLQLLALFVPAYTTVVVDRILPRADHELFLLFMGGAAILFCFHLATGWVRQFLVLYLRIRMSLGLKLEFMDRLLRLPYSFFQVRSVGDLHERLQSTTHIQNTLSATVVASLLDGLFTLLYLGVLVLVDASAGLLVLGLGLLQVLCLVLSLRTRKQLLDSELYLQGRASALAAEMMRGIETLKAMGGEFQALQQWSDRFTELLNAQLHRGKIESLLDGFLRAVQYGSPLVVLGYGSHLVLNGQLSLGMMLGLFALAVGFLTPLGSFVSTAVELNYVRAHLDRIQDAFLAKPEQSPGGLKEPPKLQGRVELENVSFRYGTFSPYVVRNVSVRIEPGQFVAIVGRSGSGKTTLARLLIGLSVPEEGTVRFDGVDIREYDLSQLRRQCGVVTQQPFLFQQTIRSNIAGGDASASLDDVMRAAKLACIHDDISQIPGGYATLLAENGSSLSGGQMQRMALARALLRNPRILLLDEATSALDAATERSVQENLAKLQCTRIIIAHRLSTIRDADLILVMDEGRICERGTHEELLAAGGIYAKLVAAQLSSAQPG, encoded by the coding sequence ATGAGGGATGAGTCCGACCACGGTCTGGCTGCGCTCGTCGAGCGGTTTCCCGCGCTGAAGCGGCTGATGCAGGGGGCGCGCGGCATCCCTGTCATCCAGCAGAACAGCGGGAACGAGTGCGGCCTCGCCTCGCTGGCCATGGTGCTCTCCTATCTGGGCCGGCCCACCTCGCTCGAGGAGCTGCGAGAGGCGGTCACCCCGGACAGGGCAGGCGTGTCCGCACGGGATCTGCTGGAGACGGGCCGGTTGTTCGGACTCCGCGGACGGGGCGTGGCGCTGGACATCAAGGACCTGGAGTTCCTCGAGCCCGGAACCATCCTCCACTGGGATCTCAACCACTATGTCGTGTTCGAGCGGCACGAGGAGGACGGCATCCGGGTCGTCGACCCGGCGGTGGGGCGCAGGAAGGTGCCGCTCGAGCAGGTCCGTCGCTCCCTGTCGGGGGTCGGCATCCTCTTCGAGCCCACCGAGGCGCTCCGGCCAGCCAAGGCCACGCGCAGCCCCTGGGACATCATCCAGCACCTGGTCGTGAGCTCGGGGACGCTCGGCCGGCTCATGGTGGTCTCCATCCTCCTGCAGCTGCTGGCGCTGTTCGTCCCCGCCTACACCACCGTGGTGGTGGACCGCATCCTTCCCCGGGCGGACCACGAGCTGTTCCTCCTCTTCATGGGAGGCGCGGCCATCCTTTTCTGCTTTCACCTGGCGACAGGCTGGGTCCGGCAGTTCCTCGTGCTCTATCTCCGGATACGCATGAGTCTGGGGCTCAAGCTGGAGTTCATGGATCGGCTGTTACGCCTGCCCTATTCCTTCTTCCAGGTGCGCTCGGTCGGCGACCTTCACGAGCGGCTCCAGAGCACCACCCACATCCAGAACACGCTCTCGGCGACCGTGGTGGCCTCCCTGCTGGATGGCCTCTTCACCCTGCTCTATCTGGGAGTGCTCGTCCTCGTTGACGCCTCCGCGGGGCTCCTCGTCCTGGGACTCGGGCTGCTCCAGGTGCTCTGCCTGGTGCTGTCGCTCCGGACCCGGAAGCAGTTGCTGGACTCCGAGCTCTACCTTCAGGGGCGAGCCTCCGCGCTGGCCGCGGAGATGATGCGGGGCATCGAGACCCTCAAGGCGATGGGAGGGGAGTTCCAGGCGCTGCAGCAGTGGTCGGACCGCTTCACTGAGCTGCTCAACGCCCAGCTCCACCGCGGTAAGATCGAGAGCTTGCTGGATGGCTTCCTCCGGGCAGTCCAGTACGGCTCTCCGCTCGTGGTGTTGGGCTACGGCTCGCACCTCGTGCTCAACGGGCAGCTCTCCCTGGGAATGATGCTGGGGCTCTTCGCGCTCGCGGTGGGGTTCCTTACGCCGCTGGGGTCGTTCGTCAGCACCGCCGTTGAACTCAACTATGTCCGCGCGCATCTGGATCGCATCCAGGATGCCTTCCTGGCCAAGCCAGAACAGAGTCCGGGAGGGCTCAAGGAGCCCCCCAAGCTGCAGGGCCGGGTGGAGCTGGAGAACGTGAGCTTCCGGTACGGCACTTTCTCGCCCTATGTGGTGCGCAACGTGTCCGTGCGCATCGAGCCCGGGCAGTTCGTGGCCATCGTGGGGCGCTCGGGCTCGGGGAAGACGACCCTGGCCCGGCTGTTGATTGGCCTCTCCGTTCCGGAGGAGGGGACGGTCCGCTTCGACGGCGTGGACATCCGTGAGTACGACTTGTCCCAGCTGCGACGCCAGTGCGGCGTCGTCACGCAGCAGCCCTTCCTCTTCCAGCAGACCATTCGGAGCAATATCGCCGGGGGGGATGCCTCCGCCTCCCTGGATGACGTCATGCGAGCGGCGAAGCTGGCCTGCATCCACGACGATATCAGCCAGATTCCAGGGGGTTACGCCACCTTATTGGCCGAGAACGGCTCCTCTCTCTCAGGCGGGCAGATGCAGCGCATGGCGCTGGCGCGTGCCCTGCTGCGCAACCCGCGCATCCTCCTGCTGGACGAGGCCACCAGCGCCCTCGATGCCGCGACCGAGCGCTCGGTGCAGGAGAACCTGGCGAAGCTCCAATGTACCCGCATCATCATCGCGCACCGGCTGAGCACCATTCGGGACGCGGACCTCATCCTGGTCATGGACGAGGGCCGCATCTGCGAGCGAGGCACACACGAGGAGCTGCTGGCGGCAGGAGGGATCTACGCCAAGCTGGTGGCCGCGCAGCTGTCCTCGGCTCAGCCTGGGTAG
- the cyaY gene encoding iron donor protein CyaY, whose translation MMDEARYNQLVAAVFKRLLAAADAIDPDVLEADSTGDMLTLTAPSREKCIVNTQRAVRQIWVAGKSQGIHFSYDEATGTWKDDKGRGLELFSFVADVVRDISGAELAYPG comes from the coding sequence ATGATGGACGAGGCCCGCTACAACCAGCTCGTCGCCGCCGTCTTCAAGCGACTGCTCGCCGCCGCGGATGCCATCGATCCGGACGTGCTCGAGGCCGACAGCACCGGGGACATGCTCACCCTCACCGCGCCCTCGCGGGAGAAGTGCATCGTCAACACCCAGCGCGCCGTGCGGCAGATCTGGGTGGCTGGCAAGAGCCAGGGCATCCACTTCTCCTACGACGAGGCCACCGGCACCTGGAAGGACGACAAGGGCCGGGGGCTGGAGCTCTTCTCCTTCGTCGCGGACGTGGTGCGCGACATCAGCGGCGCGGAGCTCGCCTACCCAGGCTGA
- a CDS encoding SixA phosphatase family protein encodes MRIFLVRHGDADAEIPEGLGDEARALTAKARANTAQHFASLSERMGPVSLILTSPLVRTVQTAQLLSSVVKHEGLLRAHRCLLPDMPVGAVEPVIHEHSDQNLVLVGHQPSMGALAAHLLGMQSFPKPVNPGTVIALERGEGETPQMKFLFYAAPGQPVLDVIQ; translated from the coding sequence TTGAGGATTTTCCTGGTAAGGCACGGTGATGCGGACGCGGAGATCCCCGAGGGTCTCGGCGACGAGGCACGCGCCCTGACCGCGAAGGCCCGCGCAAATACCGCCCAGCACTTCGCCTCTTTGTCGGAGCGCATGGGCCCCGTCTCGCTGATCCTGACGAGCCCGCTGGTGCGCACGGTGCAGACGGCGCAGTTGCTCTCGTCGGTGGTCAAGCACGAGGGTCTGTTGCGAGCCCACCGGTGCCTGCTGCCGGACATGCCCGTGGGCGCCGTGGAGCCGGTCATCCACGAGCACTCGGACCAGAACCTCGTGCTGGTGGGGCATCAGCCCTCGATGGGAGCGCTGGCCGCTCACCTGCTGGGCATGCAGTCCTTCCCCAAGCCCGTGAACCCGGGCACCGTCATCGCCCTGGAGCGCGGCGAGGGGGAGACCCCGCAGATGAAGTTCCTGTTCTACGCCGCTCCTGGTCAGCCGGTGCTCGACGTCATCCAGTGA
- a CDS encoding FAD-dependent oxidoreductase, with translation MRPLTALPTDSAPTLTLGLPGFTFEDLYRPRGLRRLSERFDAWLTEHEPELFQAFEAYRKSGGTSPSGPAESELLIRVSRHVSRFVARLFNLDTETEGLASRLKGELPLFDFKRDFITRRVFKKGAPDRPTLAEYPSLDARMRLLLQLGFPEDMAHGDVERGLAESVLTLMDLERLFGGSLPAEQQSRAEGLRTRWAALRTALLSTPEGREAFGSSLVTQGDDAAELQSVRALLSLADRWTYARALHPEAKELFHAWPTHRVPKPLVFDQLVQLHRPDPNLPEVAEGPEHHLRHRDGFKLTDRRGTPRDVMNEVDYCVICHEREKDSCSKGFKAKDPVAEGHSFKKNPLGIPLTGCPLDERISEAHALKREGNSIAALAMVVLDNPMCPGTGHRICNDCMKACIFQKQEPVNIPLAETATLTDVLNLPWGFEIYGLLTRWNPINVRRPYALPYRGRNVLVVGLGPAGYTLAHYLLNEGFGVTGVDGLKIEPFDDALVGRNGKSLQPIHNWNALTRELDERVLEGFGGVSEYGITVRWDKNFLTLIHLTLARRENLRIYGGVRFGGTLTVDDAWGLGFDHIAIAAGAGRPTIIGMKNNLIRGIRKASDFLMALQLTGAFKRDSLANLQVQLPAIVIGGGLTGIDTATELAAYYPVQVERTIDRHEKLAADIGEEAILARLDAEERATYQTFLEHGRAVRAERERARAEGRHPNFIKLVRDWGGVSLVYRRSLTESPAYRLNHEEVVKALEEGIRFIERMSPTEALPDASGAVRGIRFERMVTKEGKLKGSGEFFELPARTVCVAAGTSPNVTYEKEYPGTFQLDENREYFQGFELVEAGESFDLAPVPASEDLNSKTGFFTSYRKDGRFISFYGDNHPTYAGNVVKAMASAKDGHPEVSHLFARELAATDFSDELAQRKREEKLTDHFAKLDEAFTATVVAVNRLTPTIVEVVVRAPFAASHFEPGQFYRLQNFERQAPLVEGTRLTMEGLALTGAWVDKEKGLMGTIVLEMGSSSRLCAALRPGEPVVLMGPTGTPTEIGHNETVVLVGGGLGNAVLFSIARSLKAAGCRVVYFAGYRQKVDSFKQDEIEAGTDQIIWSVDGGELIEPRRPQDSAFRGNVVQAMIAYAENKLGPQPLIAFSEVDRIIAIGSDRMMRAVQQARHGVLQPFLKPGHEAIGSINSPMQCMMKEICAQCLQKHVDPLTGKETWVFSCFNQDQKLDQVDFVNLNQRLRGNTVLEKVSDVFLARLLQKVPQLKRV, from the coding sequence ATGCGCCCCTTGACCGCCCTTCCGACCGACTCCGCTCCCACGTTGACCCTGGGCCTGCCTGGGTTCACCTTCGAGGACCTCTACCGTCCCCGCGGGCTGCGCCGGCTCTCGGAGCGCTTCGACGCCTGGCTCACCGAACACGAGCCCGAGCTCTTCCAGGCCTTCGAGGCCTACCGGAAGTCCGGTGGCACCAGCCCCTCGGGCCCCGCGGAGTCGGAGCTGCTCATCCGCGTCTCCCGCCACGTGTCCCGCTTCGTGGCCCGCCTCTTCAACCTCGACACGGAGACGGAGGGGCTGGCCAGCCGCCTGAAGGGCGAGCTGCCCCTGTTCGACTTCAAGCGCGACTTCATCACCCGTCGCGTCTTCAAGAAGGGCGCGCCGGACCGGCCCACGCTCGCGGAGTACCCCTCTCTGGACGCGCGGATGCGCCTGCTGCTGCAGCTCGGCTTCCCCGAGGACATGGCGCATGGCGACGTGGAGCGCGGCCTGGCCGAGTCCGTCCTCACGCTGATGGACCTGGAGCGCCTCTTCGGCGGCAGCCTCCCCGCTGAGCAGCAGTCGCGCGCCGAGGGCCTGCGCACCCGTTGGGCGGCCCTGCGCACCGCGCTGCTCTCCACGCCCGAGGGCCGGGAGGCCTTTGGCTCCAGCCTCGTCACCCAGGGAGACGACGCGGCGGAGCTGCAGTCCGTCCGCGCCCTGCTCTCGCTGGCGGACCGCTGGACGTACGCCCGTGCGCTGCACCCGGAGGCCAAGGAGCTGTTCCACGCCTGGCCCACGCACCGCGTGCCCAAGCCGCTGGTGTTCGACCAGCTCGTGCAGCTCCACCGCCCGGACCCGAACCTGCCCGAGGTGGCCGAGGGCCCCGAGCATCACCTGCGCCACCGGGATGGCTTCAAGCTCACGGACCGCCGGGGCACCCCGCGCGACGTGATGAACGAGGTGGACTACTGCGTCATCTGCCACGAGCGCGAGAAGGACTCCTGCTCCAAGGGCTTCAAGGCGAAGGACCCGGTGGCCGAGGGCCACAGCTTCAAGAAGAACCCGCTGGGCATCCCGCTCACGGGCTGCCCGCTCGATGAGCGCATCTCCGAGGCGCACGCCCTCAAGCGCGAGGGTAACTCCATCGCCGCGCTGGCGATGGTCGTCCTCGACAACCCGATGTGCCCGGGCACTGGCCACCGCATCTGCAACGACTGCATGAAGGCCTGCATCTTCCAGAAGCAGGAGCCGGTGAACATCCCACTGGCGGAGACGGCCACCCTCACGGACGTGCTGAACCTGCCCTGGGGTTTCGAGATCTACGGCCTGCTGACGCGCTGGAACCCCATCAACGTCCGCCGCCCGTACGCGCTGCCGTACCGGGGCCGCAACGTGCTCGTCGTGGGCCTGGGGCCCGCGGGCTACACGCTGGCGCACTACCTGCTCAACGAGGGCTTCGGCGTCACCGGCGTGGATGGCCTGAAGATCGAGCCCTTCGACGACGCGCTGGTGGGGCGCAACGGCAAGTCGCTGCAGCCCATCCACAACTGGAACGCCCTGACGCGCGAGCTGGACGAGCGCGTGCTGGAGGGCTTCGGCGGCGTGTCCGAGTACGGAATCACCGTGCGGTGGGACAAGAACTTCCTGACCCTCATCCACCTGACGCTGGCGCGCCGGGAGAACCTGCGCATCTACGGCGGCGTGCGCTTCGGTGGCACCCTGACCGTCGATGACGCCTGGGGGCTGGGGTTCGACCACATCGCCATCGCGGCGGGCGCGGGCCGCCCCACCATCATCGGGATGAAGAACAACCTCATCCGGGGCATCCGCAAGGCGAGCGACTTCCTCATGGCGCTGCAGCTCACGGGTGCCTTCAAGCGCGACTCGCTGGCCAACCTCCAGGTGCAACTGCCGGCCATCGTCATCGGCGGCGGCCTCACCGGCATCGACACGGCCACCGAGCTGGCGGCGTACTACCCGGTGCAGGTGGAGCGCACGATCGATCGGCACGAGAAGCTGGCCGCCGACATCGGCGAGGAAGCCATCCTCGCCCGGCTGGACGCGGAGGAGCGCGCCACCTACCAGACGTTCCTGGAGCACGGCCGCGCGGTGCGCGCCGAGCGTGAGCGGGCTCGCGCGGAGGGCCGTCACCCGAACTTCATCAAGCTGGTGCGCGACTGGGGCGGGGTGAGCCTCGTCTACCGCCGCAGCCTCACCGAGTCGCCCGCCTACCGCCTCAACCACGAGGAGGTGGTGAAGGCGCTCGAGGAAGGCATCCGCTTCATCGAGCGGATGAGCCCGACGGAGGCCCTGCCGGACGCCAGCGGCGCGGTGCGGGGCATCCGCTTCGAGCGGATGGTGACGAAGGAGGGTAAGCTCAAGGGCAGCGGAGAGTTCTTCGAGCTGCCCGCGCGCACCGTGTGCGTGGCGGCGGGTACCTCTCCCAACGTGACGTACGAGAAGGAGTACCCGGGCACCTTCCAGCTCGATGAGAACCGCGAGTACTTCCAGGGCTTCGAGCTGGTGGAGGCTGGGGAGAGCTTCGACCTCGCGCCGGTGCCGGCCAGCGAGGACCTGAACAGCAAGACGGGCTTCTTCACCTCGTACCGGAAGGACGGGCGCTTCATCTCCTTCTATGGAGACAACCACCCGACCTACGCGGGCAACGTGGTGAAGGCCATGGCCAGCGCCAAGGACGGCCACCCGGAGGTGTCCCACCTCTTCGCGCGGGAGCTGGCGGCGACGGACTTCTCGGATGAGTTGGCCCAGCGCAAGCGCGAGGAGAAGCTGACTGACCACTTCGCGAAGCTGGACGAGGCGTTCACCGCCACGGTGGTGGCCGTCAACCGCCTGACGCCCACCATCGTGGAGGTGGTGGTGCGGGCGCCCTTCGCGGCCAGCCACTTCGAGCCGGGCCAGTTCTACCGGCTGCAGAACTTCGAGCGGCAGGCCCCGCTGGTGGAGGGCACCCGGCTGACGATGGAGGGCCTGGCCCTCACCGGCGCGTGGGTGGACAAGGAGAAGGGGCTGATGGGCACCATCGTGCTGGAGATGGGCTCCTCCTCGCGCCTGTGCGCAGCGCTGCGGCCCGGCGAGCCCGTGGTGCTCATGGGCCCCACGGGGACGCCCACGGAGATCGGCCACAACGAGACGGTGGTGCTGGTGGGTGGAGGCCTCGGCAACGCGGTGCTCTTCTCCATCGCCCGCTCGCTCAAGGCCGCCGGCTGCCGCGTCGTCTACTTCGCCGGCTACCGCCAGAAGGTGGACAGCTTCAAGCAGGACGAGATCGAAGCCGGCACGGACCAGATCATCTGGAGCGTGGATGGCGGTGAGCTCATCGAGCCGCGGCGACCGCAGGACTCGGCCTTCCGGGGCAACGTCGTCCAGGCCATGATCGCCTACGCGGAGAACAAGCTGGGCCCCCAGCCGCTCATCGCCTTCAGCGAGGTGGACCGCATCATCGCCATCGGCTCGGACCGGATGATGCGCGCGGTGCAGCAGGCCCGCCACGGCGTGCTGCAGCCCTTCCTCAAGCCTGGGCACGAGGCCATCGGCTCCATCAACTCGCCGATGCAGTGCATGATGAAGGAGATCTGCGCCCAGTGCCTCCAGAAGCACGTGGACCCGCTCACGGGCAAGGAGACGTGGGTCTTCTCCTGCTTCAACCAGGACCAGAAGCTGGACCAGGTGGACTTCGTGAACCTCAACCAGCGCCTGCGCGGCAACACGGTGCTGGAGAAGGTGTCCGACGTCTTCCTGGCGCGGCTCCTCCAGAAGGTGCCTCAGCTCAAGCGAGTCTGA
- a CDS encoding bifunctional glycosyltransferase/class I SAM-dependent methyltransferase encodes MTRPSKQPRLLIFVIAYYAESTLRWVLERIPASVFETYECEVLVVDDASEDRTFAIGREYQEHHPDIRMTVLRNEHNQGYGGNQKVGYSYAIAEGFDFVAMVHGDGQYAPEELPRLVEPLREGRAEAVFGSRMMDRFGALKGGMPLYKYVGNKILTTVQNALLGTRLSEFHSGYRVYSVKALERIPFPLNSNDFHFDTEIILQLLNANARLLELPIPTYYGDEISRVNGMKYARDVMLATLRNVFHRAGLLYQRRFDPISQANHHYDLKLGYASSHSWALDAVPSGAKVLDIGSGPGGLARELVNKGCTTAVVDQHPPTEPDPRIQVHLQNLDEPLRFDVHDYDHLLLLDVIEHIKDPERFLAELRQQFDYTPRKLVLTTPNVAFIVQRLMLLAGQFNYGKAGILDRTHTRLFTFRSLRHLLRDNGFRIKDVRGVPAPFPKVLGNGVLGKAAVGANLALIRLSKTLFSYQIYVEAETTPDVSFVLKDSKERSALRDQQAKATPQPAPHTGRPPRSSSNY; translated from the coding sequence ATGACCAGGCCATCGAAGCAGCCGCGGCTGCTCATCTTCGTCATCGCCTACTACGCCGAGTCCACCCTGCGCTGGGTGCTGGAGCGCATCCCCGCCTCGGTCTTCGAGACGTACGAGTGCGAGGTGCTCGTGGTCGACGACGCCTCCGAGGACCGCACCTTCGCCATCGGCCGCGAGTACCAGGAGCACCACCCGGACATCCGGATGACGGTGCTGCGCAACGAGCACAACCAGGGCTACGGCGGCAACCAGAAGGTCGGCTACTCCTACGCCATCGCCGAGGGGTTCGACTTCGTCGCCATGGTGCATGGCGACGGGCAGTACGCCCCCGAGGAGCTGCCCCGGCTGGTGGAGCCGCTGCGCGAGGGCCGCGCCGAGGCCGTCTTCGGCAGCCGGATGATGGACCGCTTCGGCGCGCTCAAGGGCGGCATGCCGCTCTACAAGTACGTGGGGAACAAGATCCTCACCACCGTGCAGAACGCGCTGCTGGGCACGCGCCTGTCCGAGTTCCACAGCGGCTACCGCGTCTACTCGGTGAAGGCGCTCGAGCGCATCCCCTTCCCGCTCAACTCCAACGACTTCCACTTCGACACGGAGATCATCCTCCAGCTGCTCAACGCGAACGCGCGCCTGCTGGAGCTGCCCATCCCCACCTACTACGGGGACGAGATCTCCCGGGTGAACGGGATGAAGTACGCCCGGGACGTGATGCTGGCCACGCTGCGCAACGTGTTCCACCGCGCGGGCCTGCTCTACCAGCGCCGCTTCGACCCCATCAGCCAGGCCAACCACCACTACGATCTCAAGCTCGGCTACGCGAGCAGCCACTCCTGGGCGCTGGACGCGGTGCCCTCCGGGGCGAAGGTGTTGGACATCGGCTCTGGTCCTGGCGGCCTGGCGCGCGAGCTGGTGAACAAGGGCTGCACCACGGCGGTGGTGGACCAGCACCCTCCCACCGAGCCGGACCCGCGCATCCAGGTACACCTGCAGAACCTGGACGAGCCGCTGCGCTTCGACGTGCATGACTACGACCACCTGCTGCTGCTGGACGTCATCGAGCACATCAAGGACCCGGAGCGCTTCCTGGCCGAGCTGCGCCAGCAGTTCGACTACACCCCTCGGAAGCTGGTGCTGACGACGCCCAACGTGGCCTTCATCGTCCAGCGCCTGATGCTGCTGGCCGGGCAGTTCAACTACGGCAAGGCGGGCATCCTGGACCGGACGCACACCCGCCTCTTCACCTTCCGGAGCCTGCGTCACCTGCTGCGCGACAACGGCTTCCGCATCAAGGACGTGCGCGGGGTGCCCGCGCCCTTCCCCAAGGTGCTGGGCAACGGGGTGCTGGGCAAGGCGGCCGTCGGCGCCAACCTCGCACTCATCCGACTGAGCAAGACGCTCTTCTCGTACCAGATCTACGTCGAGGCGGAGACGACGCCCGACGTGAGCTTCGTGCTCAAGGACTCGAAGGAGCGGAGCGCCCTTCGGGACCAGCAGGCGAAGGCGACGCCGCAGCCAGCGCCACACACAGGGCGCCCACCACGAAGTAGTAGTAATTACTGA